One window of Leifsonia sp. AK011 genomic DNA carries:
- the hisD gene encoding histidinol dehydrogenase, giving the protein MMRTLDLRELQPTRSELGELVPRASVDVSVATSTAHDLINEVRMNGELALLEQAERLDGVRPPRIRVHADEISAAVRGLRPEVREALEAAIDRVRLVSEAQVPAGAVTDVAPGARIIQRWQPVTRVGLYVPGGKAVYPSSVVMNVVPAQVAGVSSLAIASPPQRGFDGAVHPTILGAAGLLGIDEVYAMGGAGAIGALAYGVPDLSLEPVDVITGPGNVYVAAAKRLVRGVVGIDSEAGPTEILVIADASADATLVAADLVSQAEHDELAAAVLVTDSEELATAVMAEVARLAQQTAHADRVAISLRGEQSAVVLVSDLAAAAAFSNAYGPEHLELQVRDSGALLDQIDNAGAIFLGAYSPVSLGDYLAGSNHVLPTGGQSRFSSGLGAYTFLRPQQVIEYDRDALQQVEQRIVALSSAEDLPAHGAAVTARFPEQ; this is encoded by the coding sequence GATGCGCACACTTGATCTCCGCGAGCTCCAACCAACCCGGTCCGAACTCGGGGAGTTGGTGCCCCGAGCGAGCGTCGACGTCTCCGTCGCCACGAGCACGGCCCACGATCTCATCAACGAGGTACGGATGAACGGGGAGCTGGCGCTTCTCGAGCAAGCCGAGCGCCTCGATGGGGTCCGTCCGCCGCGCATCCGGGTTCACGCGGACGAGATCTCGGCTGCCGTGCGAGGACTCAGACCGGAGGTGCGCGAGGCGCTCGAGGCGGCCATCGATCGAGTCCGTCTCGTGTCGGAGGCCCAGGTGCCCGCGGGGGCTGTCACAGACGTGGCGCCCGGAGCCCGAATCATCCAGAGATGGCAGCCGGTCACTCGCGTCGGGCTCTATGTGCCGGGCGGAAAGGCGGTATACCCGTCGAGCGTGGTGATGAATGTCGTTCCCGCCCAGGTTGCCGGAGTGTCATCGCTCGCGATCGCCTCGCCACCCCAGCGCGGATTCGACGGTGCCGTGCATCCGACGATCCTCGGTGCCGCTGGACTTCTCGGTATCGACGAGGTTTACGCCATGGGTGGTGCGGGCGCCATCGGCGCACTCGCGTACGGCGTGCCCGACCTCTCGCTCGAGCCCGTCGATGTCATCACCGGGCCGGGGAATGTCTACGTGGCCGCCGCGAAGCGGCTGGTTCGTGGCGTTGTCGGAATCGACTCCGAGGCGGGCCCCACGGAGATCCTGGTCATCGCGGATGCCAGCGCGGATGCCACGCTCGTGGCCGCCGACCTCGTGAGCCAGGCCGAACACGACGAACTCGCCGCAGCAGTTCTCGTCACCGACTCCGAGGAGCTCGCAACCGCCGTCATGGCGGAGGTTGCCCGGCTGGCGCAGCAGACTGCGCACGCCGACCGGGTAGCCATCTCCCTCCGCGGCGAACAGTCGGCTGTCGTCCTGGTCTCGGATCTTGCTGCGGCCGCGGCGTTCAGCAACGCCTACGGCCCGGAGCATCTGGAACTCCAGGTGCGTGATTCTGGGGCGCTCCTCGACCAGATCGACAACGCCGGCGCCATCTTCCTCGGCGCGTACTCGCCGGTGAGCCTCGGTGACTATCTCGCGGGGTCCAACCACGTTCTTCCGACGGGCGGCCAGTCGCGTTTCTCGTCGGGGCTCGGTGCGTACACCTTTCTTCGCCCGCAACAGGTCATCGAGTACGACAGGGACGCACTCCAGCAGGTCGAACAGCGGATCGTCGCGCTCAGCTCGGCCGAGGATCTTCCCGCTCACGGCGCAGCCGTCACCGCACGATTCCCCGAGCAGTGA
- the nrdR gene encoding transcriptional regulator NrdR: MFCPFCRHPDSRVIDSRTSDDGLSIRRRRQCPECGRRFSTTETASLSVIKRNGVVEPFSREKIVSGVRKACQGRPVTDTDLAVLAQRVEETIRATGAAQIEANDIGLAILTPLRELDEVAYLRFASVYQGFDSLDDFEAAITLLRVDHESSETTS; encoded by the coding sequence ATGTTCTGCCCGTTCTGCCGCCATCCTGACAGCCGCGTTATCGACTCACGAACGAGCGATGACGGGCTCTCGATCCGGCGGCGGCGGCAGTGCCCGGAATGCGGGCGACGCTTCTCGACCACCGAGACTGCGAGTCTCAGTGTGATCAAGCGGAATGGTGTCGTCGAACCCTTCAGTCGCGAGAAGATCGTCTCGGGCGTGCGCAAGGCTTGCCAGGGTCGTCCCGTCACGGATACCGATCTCGCGGTTCTCGCCCAGCGCGTCGAGGAGACGATCCGTGCCACGGGCGCCGCGCAGATCGAAGCGAACGACATCGGTCTTGCCATCCTGACACCCCTGCGCGAGCTCGATGAGGTCGCCTACCTGCGGTTCGCGAGTGTTTACCAGGGGTTCGACTCGCTCGACGATTTCGAGGCGGCGATCACGCTGCTGCGTGTCGACCACGAGTCGAGCGAGACGACCTCCTGA
- a CDS encoding quinone-dependent dihydroorotate dehydrogenase, producing MYRLLFTLVLSRMDPERAHGLAFAVIRALPTLGLGRLVARFTRPDRRLEVRALGLTFPSPFGLAAGFDKEGSGIRGLGDLGFGHIEVGTITAQAQPGNPRPRLFRLVADRAVINRMGFNNHGAATAREVIAKAAGRADRPVIGINIGKSRVVDVDAATDDYLVSARALAPLADYLVVNVSSPNTPGLRGLQELEKLRPLLEAVKAAAGETPVLVKIAPDLSDGEVGTIANLAVELVDGIIATNTTLSREGLATERAVVEAAGAGGLSGAPLAARSLELLRLIRSIVPEDFCVISVGGIETAEDVRARLNAGATLVQGYTAFLYLGPLWARSINRGLAKSL from the coding sequence ATGTATCGACTCCTCTTCACCCTCGTTCTCTCGCGCATGGATCCGGAGCGGGCACACGGCCTCGCATTCGCCGTCATCCGTGCCCTTCCCACTCTCGGCCTGGGCCGTCTCGTCGCTCGATTCACGCGTCCTGACCGTCGCCTGGAGGTGAGGGCGCTCGGGTTGACCTTCCCGTCCCCGTTTGGGCTGGCAGCCGGTTTCGACAAGGAGGGTTCGGGCATCAGGGGCTTGGGAGACCTGGGTTTCGGGCACATCGAGGTCGGGACCATCACGGCTCAGGCGCAACCGGGCAACCCTCGTCCGAGGCTGTTCCGGCTCGTTGCCGACCGCGCGGTCATCAACCGCATGGGCTTCAACAATCACGGCGCAGCGACCGCGCGCGAGGTCATCGCCAAGGCAGCGGGGCGAGCGGACCGGCCCGTTATCGGCATCAACATCGGCAAGTCGCGTGTAGTCGATGTGGATGCCGCGACCGACGACTACCTCGTGAGCGCGCGGGCCCTGGCCCCTCTTGCGGACTACCTCGTGGTCAACGTCAGTTCTCCCAATACGCCCGGCCTGCGAGGACTCCAGGAACTCGAGAAGCTGCGCCCCCTGCTCGAGGCAGTGAAGGCAGCAGCGGGGGAGACCCCTGTGCTCGTCAAGATCGCCCCGGATCTCAGCGACGGGGAGGTCGGCACCATAGCGAATCTCGCGGTCGAGCTCGTCGACGGCATCATCGCGACCAACACGACCCTGTCCAGGGAGGGTCTCGCGACCGAGAGGGCCGTTGTCGAGGCCGCAGGCGCTGGGGGACTCTCGGGTGCCCCGCTCGCGGCGCGGTCCCTCGAACTGCTCCGCCTCATCCGGTCGATCGTGCCGGAGGACTTCTGCGTGATCTCCGTGGGCGGCATCGAAACGGCTGAAGACGTTCGCGCCCGCCTGAATGCCGGCGCGACCCTGGTCCAGGGCTACACGGCGTTCCTCTACCTCGGCCCGCTGTGGGCACGCTCGATCAACCGAGGGCTCGCGAAGTCGCTCTGA
- a CDS encoding DUF3043 domain-containing protein: MAKTPSSTPSTVETASEQPTVGKGRPTPTRREKEEARKRPLVSNDRAEARRKARADAQLQRDKARIGMANGDERYLPIRDRGPQKRYVRDYVDARFSFGEILIPLMFVVIILTFLPDPNVQAIGLIALWAFFIVAAADAVLLGFQVTRKLKAKFGEDRVEKVRWYAAMRALQLRMMRLPKPQVRRGAYPE, translated from the coding sequence GTGGCCAAGACACCTTCCAGCACACCGTCGACCGTCGAGACTGCTTCCGAGCAGCCCACGGTGGGTAAGGGGCGCCCCACGCCGACCCGTCGCGAGAAGGAGGAGGCGCGCAAGCGACCCCTCGTCTCGAACGACCGTGCTGAGGCCCGGCGCAAGGCACGCGCCGATGCCCAGCTGCAGCGCGACAAGGCGCGCATCGGCATGGCCAACGGTGATGAGCGTTACCTGCCGATCCGTGACCGCGGGCCCCAGAAGCGATACGTGCGCGACTACGTCGATGCGCGCTTCAGCTTCGGCGAGATTCTCATCCCGCTGATGTTCGTGGTGATCATCCTCACGTTCCTCCCCGACCCCAACGTTCAGGCCATCGGCCTCATCGCGCTGTGGGCGTTCTTCATCGTCGCGGCAGCCGACGCGGTATTGCTCGGCTTCCAGGTCACGCGCAAGCTCAAGGCGAAGTTCGGAGAGGACCGCGTGGAGAAGGTGCGATGGTACGCAGCGATGCGCGCCCTTCAGTTGCGGATGATGCGCCTCCCCAAGCCGCAGGTGCGACGCGGCGCTTACCCCGAGTAG
- a CDS encoding dipeptidase, whose product MTEIDQHALFPALDEAVRSGLPSAVSDLGSLVRIPSVSWDGFDPAHVAASAEAIRALVDGLEIFENVQVSTAPIDDERNGHPAVLATRAARNGRPTILLYAHHDVQPPGKDEDWESAPFEPTVRGDRLYGRGAADDKAGVMAHVAALRAFVATVGPDFDLGLALFIEGEEEFGSRSFANFITQHRDELAADVIVVADSDNWDVDTPSLTVALRGMVAFKLTVSTLDHASHSGMFGGAAPDAMLAMVRLLSTFHAEDGSVAVDGLTSRDATTPEYSEGRLAEEAAFLPGVRPVGHGSVLSRMWNQPAITITGIDAPTVEQASNTLLPSVTVKVSARVAPGQVARAAFEAIERHIAANAPFGATVTIDDVDLGNPFLVDTSGWAVAEAEDAMRQAWGRPARETGIGGSIPFISDLVDVFPEAQILVTGVEDPDSRAHSPNESLHLGVFRRAILTEAVLLAKLEGRA is encoded by the coding sequence ATGACCGAAATCGATCAGCACGCCCTCTTCCCGGCCCTTGATGAGGCGGTGAGATCCGGCCTGCCGAGCGCGGTATCCGATCTCGGGTCGCTGGTCAGGATCCCCTCCGTGTCGTGGGATGGATTCGACCCGGCCCACGTGGCGGCAAGCGCCGAGGCAATCCGGGCGCTCGTCGACGGTCTCGAGATCTTCGAGAACGTCCAGGTCTCCACCGCTCCGATCGACGACGAGCGGAACGGGCATCCGGCGGTCTTGGCGACTCGGGCGGCCCGCAACGGCAGGCCGACCATCCTCCTGTACGCGCACCACGATGTGCAGCCTCCTGGCAAGGACGAGGACTGGGAGTCAGCTCCCTTCGAGCCGACTGTCCGGGGGGATCGGCTGTACGGGCGCGGGGCGGCGGATGACAAGGCCGGCGTCATGGCTCACGTGGCAGCCCTTCGTGCCTTCGTAGCGACCGTGGGCCCAGACTTCGACCTGGGTCTCGCCCTCTTCATCGAGGGCGAGGAGGAGTTCGGCTCCCGCTCGTTCGCCAACTTCATCACCCAGCACCGCGATGAACTCGCAGCCGATGTGATCGTCGTGGCGGATTCGGACAACTGGGACGTCGACACCCCATCTCTCACCGTCGCGTTGAGGGGCATGGTCGCTTTCAAGCTCACCGTTTCGACTCTCGACCATGCGAGTCACTCTGGGATGTTCGGGGGAGCGGCCCCGGACGCGATGCTCGCGATGGTTCGTCTCCTGTCGACCTTCCATGCGGAGGACGGGTCGGTCGCCGTCGACGGACTCACCTCGCGGGATGCCACGACTCCGGAGTACTCGGAGGGGCGCCTGGCAGAAGAAGCAGCCTTCCTGCCCGGGGTGCGTCCCGTCGGTCACGGCAGCGTGCTGAGCCGAATGTGGAACCAACCCGCGATCACGATCACCGGCATCGACGCGCCGACTGTGGAGCAGGCATCCAACACACTCCTCCCGTCGGTGACGGTGAAGGTCAGTGCTCGTGTCGCCCCCGGCCAGGTCGCCAGGGCTGCCTTCGAGGCGATCGAGCGACACATCGCAGCGAACGCTCCCTTCGGCGCGACCGTGACAATCGACGACGTCGACTTGGGCAATCCGTTTCTCGTCGACACGAGTGGGTGGGCCGTCGCGGAGGCCGAGGATGCCATGCGCCAGGCGTGGGGGCGCCCAGCGAGGGAAACGGGCATCGGTGGCAGCATCCCGTTCATCTCCGACCTGGTCGACGTGTTTCCCGAAGCCCAGATTCTCGTGACGGGAGTCGAGGACCCCGATTCGCGGGCCCACAGCCCCAATGAGTCCCTGCATCTCGGAGTCTTCCGGCGCGCGATTCTCACCGAGGCCGTACTACTCGCAAAGCTCGAGGGGCGGGCGTAG
- a CDS encoding iron-sulfur cluster assembly accessory protein: MTDTAISTHGVGLTDAAASKVRSLLEQEGRDDLRLRLAVQPGGCSGLIYQLYFDERALDGDAIAEFADGVEVVVDKMSVPYLDGATIDFEDTIQKQGFTIDNPNAEGSCACGDSFH, translated from the coding sequence ATGACAGATACCGCCATCTCCACCCACGGCGTGGGCCTCACAGACGCCGCTGCGAGCAAGGTTCGCAGCCTGCTTGAGCAGGAGGGTCGCGATGACCTCCGCCTGCGGCTTGCGGTTCAGCCGGGCGGATGCTCCGGCCTGATCTACCAGCTCTACTTCGACGAGCGGGCGCTCGACGGCGATGCCATCGCCGAGTTTGCGGATGGTGTCGAGGTCGTCGTCGACAAGATGAGCGTGCCGTACCTCGATGGAGCGACCATCGATTTCGAGGACACGATCCAGAAGCAGGGGTTCACGATCGACAACCCCAACGCGGAAGGGTCCTGCGCCTGCGGAGACAGCTTCCACTGA
- the coxB gene encoding cytochrome c oxidase subunit II: MRSKQHLRWAAVPIGIAVAIILAGCTQEQLQGWLPGDPDTTNHTSRIIGLWVTSWIVLLVVGLVTWALILWAAVVYRRRKGQTGLPVQLRYNLPVEIFYTVVPLILVLGFFAFTARDQAAIEEPTANPDVQIEVFGKRWAWDFNYVTDDAYYSGVQADFLPDGSIDTRTLPVLVLPVDKTVEVKIESRDVIHSFWVVDFLYKKDMIPGKSNYMYFTPTKIGTYAGKCAELCGEYHSLMLFSVEVVSQEDYDAYIERLKAGDFAPYGGEGQIGADYNVNQNLPGNEGSGTEGTED; the protein is encoded by the coding sequence GTGCGCTCTAAACAGCATCTTCGATGGGCGGCCGTGCCAATTGGCATTGCCGTTGCAATCATTCTTGCCGGGTGCACCCAGGAGCAGCTTCAGGGCTGGCTCCCCGGTGATCCCGACACCACAAACCACACATCGCGCATCATCGGGCTCTGGGTGACGTCCTGGATCGTGCTGCTCGTGGTGGGTCTCGTGACCTGGGCCCTCATCCTCTGGGCCGCAGTCGTGTACCGTCGCCGCAAGGGCCAGACCGGCCTTCCCGTGCAGCTGCGCTACAACCTGCCGGTGGAGATCTTCTACACTGTCGTGCCGCTCATCCTCGTGCTCGGGTTCTTCGCCTTTACGGCCCGCGACCAGGCAGCCATCGAGGAGCCGACTGCGAATCCCGACGTGCAGATCGAGGTCTTCGGCAAGCGCTGGGCCTGGGACTTCAACTACGTCACCGATGACGCCTACTACTCGGGTGTCCAGGCGGACTTCCTTCCGGACGGTTCGATCGACACGCGGACGCTTCCGGTGCTGGTCCTTCCCGTGGACAAGACCGTCGAGGTCAAGATCGAGTCCCGTGATGTCATCCACTCCTTCTGGGTCGTCGACTTCCTCTACAAGAAGGACATGATTCCCGGCAAGAGCAACTACATGTACTTCACGCCGACGAAGATCGGCACGTACGCCGGCAAGTGTGCCGAGCTGTGCGGCGAGTACCACTCGCTCATGCTCTTCAGCGTCGAGGTCGTCTCGCAGGAGGACTACGACGCCTACATCGAGCGCCTCAAGGCTGGCGACTTCGCTCCCTATGGCGGCGAGGGCCAGATCGGCGCCGACTACAACGTGAACCAGAACCTGCCGGGCAACGAGGGCAGCGGCACCGAGGGCACCGAGGACTAA
- the ctaD gene encoding cytochrome c oxidase subunit I, with protein sequence MTTATIATPGISTSAERKGNVLVKWITSTDHKTIGYLYLITSFFYFLLGGVMALVIRAQLFAPGISVVATGEQYNQLFTMHGTIMLLMFATPLFAGFANVLMPLQIGAPDVAFPRLNAFAYWLFNFGSLIAVAGFLTPQGAASFGWFAYAPLSSTTFSPGFGGNLWVFGLALSGFGTILGAVNFITTIITMRAPGMTMWRMPIFTWNTLVTSLLVLMAFPVLAAALFGLGADRVFDAHIYDPANGGVILWQHLFWFFGHPEVYIIALPFFGIVSEIFPVFSRKPIFGYKTLVFATIAIAALSITVWAHHMYVTGSVLLPFFALLTMLIAVPTGVKIFNWVGTMWRGSVTFESPMLWAIGFLITFTFGGLTGVILASPPLDFHVSDSYFVVAHFHYVVFGTVVFAMFAGFYFWWPKWTGKMLNDRLGKIHFWLLFIGFHTTFLIQHWIGVVGLPRRYRTYLEEDGVTWMNQVSTIGAAILAISMLPFFYNVYITARKAPKVTVNDPWGYARSLEWATSCPPPRHNFTSIPRIRSESPAFDLNHPEAGIPVGIGPLKDAPEAPVYDAADEKVK encoded by the coding sequence ATGACCACAGCAACCATTGCAACTCCGGGCATCTCGACTTCGGCCGAGCGCAAGGGCAACGTACTCGTCAAGTGGATCACCTCCACTGACCACAAGACGATCGGGTATCTCTACCTGATCACGTCGTTCTTCTACTTCCTTCTTGGCGGCGTGATGGCGCTCGTCATCCGCGCTCAGCTCTTCGCTCCGGGCATCTCCGTCGTAGCGACGGGGGAGCAGTACAACCAGCTCTTCACGATGCACGGCACGATCATGCTGCTCATGTTCGCGACGCCGCTCTTCGCGGGCTTCGCCAACGTGCTCATGCCGCTCCAGATCGGTGCCCCGGATGTCGCGTTCCCCCGTCTGAACGCGTTCGCCTACTGGCTCTTCAACTTCGGTAGCCTCATCGCGGTCGCGGGCTTCCTCACCCCCCAGGGTGCGGCCTCCTTCGGCTGGTTCGCCTACGCGCCGCTGTCGAGCACGACCTTCTCGCCCGGTTTCGGCGGAAACCTGTGGGTCTTCGGTCTGGCCCTGAGCGGTTTCGGAACGATCCTCGGTGCGGTCAACTTCATCACCACGATCATCACGATGCGCGCTCCCGGTATGACGATGTGGCGCATGCCGATCTTCACGTGGAACACCCTCGTGACCTCGCTGCTCGTGCTGATGGCGTTCCCCGTGCTTGCAGCAGCGCTGTTCGGCCTCGGCGCGGACCGCGTCTTCGATGCGCACATCTACGATCCCGCCAATGGTGGTGTGATCCTCTGGCAGCATCTGTTCTGGTTCTTCGGGCATCCGGAGGTCTACATCATCGCGCTGCCGTTCTTCGGCATCGTCTCGGAGATCTTCCCGGTGTTCAGCCGCAAGCCGATCTTCGGCTACAAGACCCTCGTATTTGCGACGATTGCTATCGCGGCACTGTCGATCACTGTGTGGGCTCACCACATGTACGTCACAGGATCGGTACTTCTGCCGTTCTTCGCGCTCCTGACGATGCTCATCGCGGTCCCCACCGGTGTGAAGATCTTCAACTGGGTCGGAACGATGTGGCGCGGTTCCGTGACATTCGAGTCGCCGATGCTCTGGGCCATCGGCTTCCTCATCACGTTCACGTTCGGCGGACTGACCGGTGTCATCCTCGCTTCGCCGCCCCTCGACTTCCACGTCTCGGACAGCTACTTCGTCGTTGCCCACTTCCACTACGTCGTCTTCGGTACCGTGGTGTTCGCGATGTTCGCTGGCTTCTACTTCTGGTGGCCGAAGTGGACCGGCAAGATGCTCAACGATCGCCTCGGCAAGATCCACTTCTGGCTTCTGTTCATCGGATTCCACACGACGTTCCTGATCCAGCACTGGATCGGCGTCGTGGGCCTTCCGCGTCGTTACCGCACCTACCTCGAAGAGGATGGTGTGACGTGGATGAACCAGGTCTCGACGATTGGTGCAGCCATTCTCGCGATCTCGATGCTGCCGTTCTTCTACAACGTCTACATCACGGCTCGCAAGGCGCCGAAGGTCACCGTGAACGACCCGTGGGGTTATGCGCGTTCGCTCGAGTGGGCCACGAGTTGCCCGCCCCCGCGTCACAACTTCACGTCAATCCCACGAATCCGTTCGGAGTCTCCTGCGTTCGATCTGAACCACCCCGAGGCCGGAATTCCAGTAGGCATCGGGCCGCTGAAGGACGCCCCGGAGGCTCCCGTCTACGATGCTGCCGATGAGAAGGTGAAGTAA
- a CDS encoding cytochrome c oxidase subunit 4 — protein MGTNVRLFWILAGFFLFAAALYTGWSILANHQDVEWFNKIEWVGSIAILLSGALAILIAFYLGLVVRSQGGELPEDRLDADIDDGDAEQGHFSPWSWWPIVLAFSAAIVVLGLAIGPWLSFIGVGLLLVAIVGWVYEYYRGYFAR, from the coding sequence ATGGGTACCAATGTCCGGTTGTTCTGGATTCTCGCCGGGTTCTTCCTCTTCGCGGCCGCGCTGTACACGGGGTGGTCGATTCTGGCCAACCATCAGGATGTCGAGTGGTTCAACAAGATCGAATGGGTTGGCTCCATCGCCATTCTGCTCTCGGGGGCCCTGGCGATCCTGATCGCTTTCTATCTCGGTCTCGTCGTCCGTTCCCAGGGTGGCGAACTGCCGGAGGACCGCTTGGACGCGGACATCGACGACGGTGACGCAGAGCAGGGCCACTTCAGCCCCTGGAGCTGGTGGCCGATTGTTCTCGCCTTCTCGGCTGCGATCGTCGTTCTTGGGCTCGCGATCGGACCCTGGCTCTCGTTCATCGGTGTCGGCCTCCTGCTCGTCGCGATCGTCGGCTGGGTCTACGAGTACTACCGCGGCTACTTCGCCCGTTAG